From the genome of Streptomyces spinoverrucosus:
CGTACCAGTAGAGGCTCATCGCCTTTTCGTCGTACTGAGCCTTCGGTGTGCGAACGGCTGGTTGGCTCTGGGATGCTGAGCGGGTGTTGAGAAAGCGGCGGCGATTGATTCCGCGTCCATAATCGGCGATACGCAGGCCAATGTCATACCTCGTGTCCAGTTCAAAGAAGACTGAATCGGATACCTTCTGAAGCAGACGGACAAGGTCGTCGTGTCGGTTGATCGAAACATTCGCAATGTTCAGGGTGATGGATCCGACTCCTCGCGGGCTACGGCAGAAGATGCCGAACCGGTCGCTAGCGGTTCCGATCTCGATTGAGCAGCCATTCGAGAGATCGTCCGGGAATCTTAGAAACCAGGCATTTTCGTTTCTCGTGCTCCGCTCTACTTGGAATAGGGCGACTTCGTCTAGCTCCTCCTCGTTGATGTCCAAGGTGGCACTGGATGCGAGCCTTACTCCAGGGAGCTGTTGCACTCGCCGTAGCCCTGCTTCGGTGGAAAGGGCAACGATCCCTGCCTCGACCCTGTTTTCATCGTCGAAATAACAAGCATCCCATGAAGCCAGGTATTTAACCGAGGCGTAAGAGTGATTTAGAAATCTTTGGCAACTGTTCTTGTCTAGGACCCTCCGTCTTTTTTCCCTCCCGTTGGGCATTTCTAGGGTGAGGTACAGATCTTCTTCCTTAAGGAGGAACCAATCATGCGGAATGCCGGACTTGGCGGCGTCATCCGCTAGCAAAACCCGAGGGTCGTCGGGTAGCAGGCGCTGCCGTGCAAGATCGATGGGGTTATTTGCGTTGCTTTTTTCGGAACTCACGTGTGCCTCCCCAAGAGAGGGCTAGATTACCGGCGCGATGAGCTGTTCGCCTCCGATACTCGGAGGTCGGCGGAACGGGTTTGGCCGGTGGCCTGCCCGGTCTGGGGTCGAGCATGACCAGGGGGCCGTACGCTGGTTGGCAACTCGGGCAGGCTTTGGACCTGCCCGCAATGTGCACGAGTGGCCCCCTGGTCTTGCTCGACGCGGGACCCGGACCGGGGAGGTGGCTAAAGCCGTGGAGCCGACCGGCCCCAGCCACAGCGGGTTTCCCTCCTCGCCCGCATGCACGCAGCGCGCCGCCTGGCGCGGCCAGCCGGGGCGAAGACAGGAGGCAGGCCGCGCCGCAGAGGCGGCGTGCGCCCGCGCCGTGCGCGGGCCTTGAACCCGTGAAGAAGGTTGTTACTCAGGAGCCCTCTGTGATGCGTGTCCTGTCTCGGTTGATGGTTGACACTGCGGCTTCACCTGATGCTTGACACCGCTTGCCTCGGCTTGGCTGTGCGCGTCTGATCGGCGCGTGCAGGGAGGGCTGAGGCCGTGCTGGTGGAGTTGAGCGTGGTCGAGCAGCGGTATCACGCGGTCATGGAGGTGGCCGCGGGGGTTCCCGTCACCCAAGTCGCAGCCCGTTATGGGGTCTCCAGGCAGTCGGTCCATGCGTGGGTGCGCAAGTACGAGCGGTCGGGTCTGCCGGGGCTGGCGGACCGGTCGCATCGCCCGGCCTGGTGTCCACACAGGATCGCGGCGGACGTGGAGGCGGCGGTGTGTGAGCTGCGGCGTGGGCATCCGGGTTGGGGGCCGCGCCGGTTGGTGCACGAGCTGACGCGTCAGGGCGTGGTGCCGGTGCCCTCACGGGCCACGGTCTATCGGGTGCTGGTGCGTAACGGTCTGGTGCAGCCGGGGCTGCACAAGCGGCGCCGGTCGGATTACCGCAGGTGGGAGCGGGAAGCGGCGATGGAGCTGTGGCAGATGGACATCGTTGGCGGGCTCCTGCTGGCCGACGGGGCCGAGTGCAAGGTGGTCACCGGCATCGACGACCACTCCCGGTTCGTGGTGATCGCGAAGGTAGTGCGACGGGCGACCGGACGGGCAGTGTGTCTGGCCTTCGGTGAGGCCCTGCTGCGGTTCGGGGTGCCGGGGGAGGTGCTGACGGACAATGGCAAGCAGTTCACTGCCCGGTTCGGCTCTGGCAGGCCGGGAGAGACGATGTTCGACCGGATCTGCCGGGAGAACGGCATCATCCACCGGCTCACCAAGCCGAAGTCGCCCACGACCACGGGGAAGATCGAACGGTTCCATCAGACGCTGCGGCGTGAACTGCTGGATGAGCACGGCCCGTTCGCGGACGTGACCGCCGCGCAGCAGATAGTGGACGAGTGGCTGGTGGACTACAACCAGGCACGTCCGCATCAGGCGCTGGGCATGCAGGCCCCGGCCGTCCGGTTCAGCACGAAGGCGGCCCAGGCCGAAGCCGCGGTGCTGCCGGTGAAACTGCCGCCGAGTCTTCAAACGATCGCCGGCGCCGAGGCACCCGTCGTGGTGCCCGCTGCGCGTCGGCAGCCAGCACAGGAACAGACGACGGCCCGTTCCTGGCCCCTGACCGGCGAGGAGGTCGGCACGATCGAGGTGGAGCGGACCGTGCCACCGAGCGGAAACCTGTCGTTGAGCGGACAGCAGATCTGGTTCGGTCCCGCGCTGGCCGGCACCACGGTGACCTTGCGGATCGACGTGAACCGGCTGCACGTGCTCATTGGCGGTGCCCGGCACAAGACACTGCCCTCGAAGCTGTCCGGCCGGGACCTGCGCGCATTGCTGGCATGCGGGGACGCCCGCCCCGCCGGGCCATGGGCCGACGAGCCGGGCCCGGCCGACACCACGGCGGTGGAGGTGGACCGCACCGTCAACCCGGTCGGCTACATCGGCCTGGGCGGCGACCGATGCAACATCGGCTGGGCCTTCGCCGGGCAACGGGTCACCCTCAGGCTGGACGGCACTGTGATGCAGGTCCTCGACGAACAGCGGATCCTGCTGGCCGCGCTGCCCTGCCCGCTGTCAGCCACGGCCTGTGGCCGTCTGCGCGGAGCCAGACCGGCCGGCCCGCCCCCAACCATCCCACCACCCGCCGAGCAGATCGCCGAGCGGACCGTCAGCAGCGTCGGCGGCTTCGTCGTCGCAGGCCAGCGCATCCAGATCGGTCGGGCCTATGCCCACCAGGTCGTCACCGCCCACCTGGACGACAGCGTCATCCGCGTCTTCCACGGGGACGACCTGATCACCACCGTTCCCCGCACCACCGCCAAGGGGGTGGTCGTCCGCAAGTCCGGGGAGTACAACAGACGAAAGATCGTCTAGGACAGACGTCAAGCATCACCCGACGCCAACCTGTCAAGCGTCACCTGAGACCCGACAAGCCCTCTGTGATGCGCCACAGTGGGGCGGTGTACTGCTCAGGTCGGCTGTTGATGAGCAGCTGGCGTAGGGCCTCGCGCTGAGTGCCGTCGAGGTTCAGCGCCTCGGTGAGTCGGCGGAACGTCGTGTGTGTGACTCCACGGCTTCGTGCCTCCGCCTCGAACTGGTCGAGTTGGGGCAACACCGATTCGGCGTCCAGCTGCGTCGGCCGTTGATCCTTCAGCCAAAGGGCCTTGTTGCGCTCGTAGTCGATCTCCGAGAAGCCGCACACCTCGCGGCTGAGTGCCTCGACTTCGTCCAAGGCGGCCGTCGTCATGATCGTGCGGGCCAACTGGTTGCGGCTCAGGGCCTCGTCCAAGTCGACCTCGTGGACGGTCGGGCCCTCGTCGGTCAGAGGGATGGGAAGTCCCGCATCCCGGACCTCGCATGTGCCCCGTACTCCTCGGGCTGTCGCCGCGAGCATCCCGGTCGCCTCGGAAGGGTGCCACTCCAGGACCGAGCTGACCGGCTCCACATCGCTGGCTGTGAGGGTGTGTACAACCGGGCCGAGCAGGCCGCGCATGTCGTCGAGTGGGAGTTCCCCGTCCAGTCCAGGGCCTGCGATCAGCAGCCGGATAGGCGCGTTCACCTGGGCGCATGCCGCCAGTGTGACGGCGTCAGCGAGTGGGCTCTTCAGGGTCGGCTCGTCGCCCTGCGCCAAGACATCGCCGCCCACGTCTAGGAGGTCGATCGACTCGGGCTGCAAGTGGCTGATCAGCTCTTCGAGTTGGCGTGTGACACCTTCCGCGCCGTGCCCTGGGTCGATCAGTGCGAACGTGTGCGGGAGCTCTGCCGCGAGCCGGGGGAGAGTGGAGCCTGCCGGGGCGATCGGGCGGGCCTGCGCCGGCACCTTCCATACGGCTGGAGTGATGGGCTCAAGGCCGGTGAAGTTCTCGGGTCCTCGGGGGCCCGGTACCGGGTCGATCAGCAAGCGGTCCCACGCGTACGTGAGGATCACCGCCCGGCCGTTGTCGTCGCCGTAGAGGGCGGCGTCAAGCATTGCGGCGGCGACTGCGTCGCCACCTCCTCCTGCTGCGACGATCAACCGCATCATGGGGCCAAGCGTACGGGGTCCGGTATTGACCACTCACCCTATAGTGGCTAGAGGCCATAGCCACTTTGCCGCCGGTGCGGCGCTGGACGAGGAGGGCGCATGCCCAAGATCGAGGAGGCTCAGCCGAAGTATCTGCAGATCGCGCACTACATCCGCGATCAGATCCTTCGGGGCGACCTGCGGCCGGGAGATGAGGTTCCCTCGGAGCGCCAACTGGCGTCGGATTGGGGAGTGTCCAGGCCGACGGCAGCTCGTTCGCTGGAGGCGCTGAGTCATCAGGGGCTTGTCGAGAAGCGGCAGGGTTCGGGCACGTACGTGCGGAGCCTCGAAGTGAATCGGCGTGCGCGTGAGTTGTACGGCCGCGCTCGGCAGACAGGGAAGATCTACACGCCCGGCGAGTACGCGGTCATCACGTCGGCCGGCTGGCTGGAGGCGCCGGATTACGTGGCTGAGGCGCTGGGCCTGGTGAAGGACCGCCGGGCTGTTCACCGTCGGCGGGTGACCAACAACCAGGATGGGCCCATCACGTTGTCCACCTCGTGGTTCTCGCCGGATGTCGGTCAGCGCGCGCCCAAGCTGCTGGAACCCGAGAGGATCCAGGAGGGCACCCTGATGTACGTCGAGAACATGACTGGACGGCAGGGCAGTTACGCCGAGGATCGCATGTGTGCCCGGACGGCGACGGACGAGGAGGCGGCTGACCTGCAACTCGACGCCGGGTCTGCCGTTTTGGTCGTGCATCACGTCGTCTACGACCTCCAGGATCGGCCGTTGGAGTTCGCCGAAGCCACTTACCCGCCGCTGCGTTGGGCGTTCGAGCAGGGCTACCCGCTCTCCTGACGGACAGCCAGCCAGTTGAGGCGAACCGCTTGCGTCGCGAAGTGGCTAATGCCACTATCCAGAAAGTGGCTAAGGCCACTTCATCGGAAGGGGGCACGGTGTGACGAGTCAGCGGCCGGATCAGGGCACGCACTTACCTTGTCGGGGTTGCCGAGGGCGCGGATGGAAGCGCGTCGGCTCGCGTACGACCCTGGCGCTTGCCACCGCCGCCGACCGCACCCGTGCCACATCGAAGCGGCGCTGCCTCGACTGCGACGGCAGCGGCAAGGAGTGAGCACGATGGCCTACTACGCGATCGACCGCTATCCCTCTGACGACGCACCGCGGCTCGGCGCGATGACCTTGCATCCCGTCGCGGAGTCCGTGCCTCGGGCCCGGCGCTGGTTCCGGAAGTTCATCGCTCCGTACAACCCGGCCTGCTCGGTCGACGACTGCGTGCTGATGATCTCGGAGCTCGTCACCAACGCCATCTCCTACGGTCGCGCCGACGACCCCTGGGTCGTCCGGGTGGAGTGGTTCCGGGAGGGTGCTGCACTCCGGGTCGAGGTGCACAACCCGGGATTTCCAGCGAGCGTGCGGCTG
Proteins encoded in this window:
- a CDS encoding IS481 family transposase encodes the protein MSVVEQRYHAVMEVAAGVPVTQVAARYGVSRQSVHAWVRKYERSGLPGLADRSHRPAWCPHRIAADVEAAVCELRRGHPGWGPRRLVHELTRQGVVPVPSRATVYRVLVRNGLVQPGLHKRRRSDYRRWEREAAMELWQMDIVGGLLLADGAECKVVTGIDDHSRFVVIAKVVRRATGRAVCLAFGEALLRFGVPGEVLTDNGKQFTARFGSGRPGETMFDRICRENGIIHRLTKPKSPTTTGKIERFHQTLRRELLDEHGPFADVTAAQQIVDEWLVDYNQARPHQALGMQAPAVRFSTKAAQAEAAVLPVKLPPSLQTIAGAEAPVVVPAARRQPAQEQTTARSWPLTGEEVGTIEVERTVPPSGNLSLSGQQIWFGPALAGTTVTLRIDVNRLHVLIGGARHKTLPSKLSGRDLRALLACGDARPAGPWADEPGPADTTAVEVDRTVNPVGYIGLGGDRCNIGWAFAGQRVTLRLDGTVMQVLDEQRILLAALPCPLSATACGRLRGARPAGPPPTIPPPAEQIAERTVSSVGGFVVAGQRIQIGRAYAHQVVTAHLDDSVIRVFHGDDLITTVPRTTAKGVVVRKSGEYNRRKIV
- a CDS encoding DUF1152 domain-containing protein, which encodes MMRLIVAAGGGGDAVAAAMLDAALYGDDNGRAVILTYAWDRLLIDPVPGPRGPENFTGLEPITPAVWKVPAQARPIAPAGSTLPRLAAELPHTFALIDPGHGAEGVTRQLEELISHLQPESIDLLDVGGDVLAQGDEPTLKSPLADAVTLAACAQVNAPIRLLIAGPGLDGELPLDDMRGLLGPVVHTLTASDVEPVSSVLEWHPSEATGMLAATARGVRGTCEVRDAGLPIPLTDEGPTVHEVDLDEALSRNQLARTIMTTAALDEVEALSREVCGFSEIDYERNKALWLKDQRPTQLDAESVLPQLDQFEAEARSRGVTHTTFRRLTEALNLDGTQREALRQLLINSRPEQYTAPLWRITEGLSGLR
- a CDS encoding GntR family transcriptional regulator, with product MPKIEEAQPKYLQIAHYIRDQILRGDLRPGDEVPSERQLASDWGVSRPTAARSLEALSHQGLVEKRQGSGTYVRSLEVNRRARELYGRARQTGKIYTPGEYAVITSAGWLEAPDYVAEALGLVKDRRAVHRRRVTNNQDGPITLSTSWFSPDVGQRAPKLLEPERIQEGTLMYVENMTGRQGSYAEDRMCARTATDEEAADLQLDAGSAVLVVHHVVYDLQDRPLEFAEATYPPLRWAFEQGYPLS
- a CDS encoding ATP-binding protein — its product is MAYYAIDRYPSDDAPRLGAMTLHPVAESVPRARRWFRKFIAPYNPACSVDDCVLMISELVTNAISYGRADDPWVVRVEWFREGAALRVEVHNPGFPASVRLRRPDANDAHGRGLLLVDSIADSWHHGPSRFGGTVVSFEMADAWPS